Proteins encoded together in one Orbaceae bacterium lpD01 window:
- the cmoB gene encoding tRNA 5-methoxyuridine(34)/uridine 5-oxyacetic acid(34) synthase CmoB, whose amino-acid sequence MTIHNMIDFGNFYQIIAKSNLASWLEVLPAQLAAFQKHNTDSRFNQWLNSLKHLPDLTATHIDLKNSVSVSGDSLSEGQQKQLTYLLQTLSPWRKGPYHLYDIHIDTEWRSDWKWDRLINHIKPLAGKTVLDVGCNSGYHLWRMVGEGAKLAVGIDPMPLYLCQFEVIRRLLGGDQRAHFLPLGIEDLPELAAFDTVFSMGVLYHRRSPLDHLLQLKAQLVAGGELILETLVIEGDEQQVLMPGERYAQMRNVYFIPSIKAMENWLYKCGFTEVRMMDVSITTTAEQRKTDWMTSDSLADFLDPNDSSKTIEGYPAPMRAVFTALKP is encoded by the coding sequence ATGACAATACATAATATGATCGATTTCGGTAATTTTTATCAAATTATTGCAAAAAGCAATTTAGCAAGCTGGCTAGAAGTACTACCGGCACAATTAGCCGCCTTTCAGAAACACAATACCGATAGTCGTTTTAATCAATGGCTCAATAGTCTTAAACATTTACCTGATCTCACGGCAACACACATCGATCTAAAAAATAGTGTCAGCGTGTCAGGTGATAGTTTGAGTGAAGGCCAACAAAAACAGTTAACCTATTTGCTACAAACCTTGAGCCCCTGGCGAAAAGGCCCCTATCATTTATACGATATTCATATCGATACCGAGTGGCGTTCAGACTGGAAATGGGATCGACTGATTAACCATATTAAACCGCTAGCCGGTAAAACGGTCCTAGATGTTGGCTGTAATAGTGGTTATCACTTATGGCGTATGGTGGGTGAAGGGGCTAAACTGGCCGTTGGCATTGATCCAATGCCACTTTACTTATGTCAATTTGAAGTGATTCGTCGGTTACTGGGTGGTGATCAACGTGCGCATTTTTTACCATTAGGTATTGAAGACCTACCTGAACTGGCTGCTTTTGATACGGTATTTTCAATGGGCGTACTCTACCATCGCCGCTCACCGCTCGATCATTTACTCCAGCTCAAAGCCCAACTGGTCGCCGGTGGTGAGTTGATTCTGGAAACCTTGGTGATTGAAGGCGATGAACAACAAGTCCTCATGCCCGGCGAACGTTACGCGCAAATGCGCAATGTCTATTTTATTCCCTCCATCAAAGCCATGGAAAACTGGTTATATAAATGTGGTTTTACTGAGGTAAGAATGATGGATGTATCCATCACCACAACCGCTGAACAGCGTAAAACAGATTGGATGACATCAGACTCTTTAGCCGATTTTCTCGATCCTAACGATAGCAGTAAAACCATAGAGGGTTATCCGGCGCCGATGAGAGCGGTGTTTACTGCCCTAAAACCCTAA
- a CDS encoding SulA-like leucine-rich domain-containing protein: MQVFKSNRLSKKAKIHLSDDAQINAIGFETPLQQILQEQAPLLRLLDQQQRWQLWLSSRPMLKRSWIKQAGLNESKVIHCANIAENEMIQVIEKALLSRKNSYIVACVAQIDDHHKRQLQLAVKASGTHLFLIDDEFMNHNDFMMMSQLINCKTH; encoded by the coding sequence ATGCAAGTCTTCAAATCTAATCGTTTATCTAAAAAAGCCAAAATTCATCTTTCCGATGATGCACAAATTAATGCTATTGGCTTTGAGACACCATTACAACAGATTTTACAAGAACAGGCACCTTTGTTACGTCTACTCGATCAGCAGCAACGCTGGCAACTTTGGTTATCTTCTCGTCCGATGCTTAAACGAAGCTGGATAAAACAAGCGGGTTTAAATGAGTCAAAAGTGATTCATTGTGCCAATATTGCTGAAAATGAGATGATTCAAGTCATCGAAAAAGCCCTGCTGAGCAGAAAAAATAGCTATATTGTTGCTTGCGTAGCTCAGATCGATGATCACCATAAACGTCAGTTACAATTGGCTGTGAAAGCCAGCGGCACACATCTGTTTTTAATCGATGACGAGTTTATGAATCATAATGACTTCATGATGATGTCTCAATTAATCAACTGCAAGACACACTAA
- the cmoA gene encoding carboxy-S-adenosyl-L-methionine synthase CmoA → MSNHKDRLFSVPIEKLGDWTFDEKVAEVFPDMIQRSVPGYSNIISMIGMLAQRFAGPNTLLYDLGCSLGAATLSMRRHIHQPGCQIIAIDNSPAMVERCQRHISAFKAQTPVDVVCADIMDIEISNASMIVLNFTLQFLTPTNRQTLLNKIYTGLNPGGILVLSEKFTFPDSKIDTLLFDMHHDFKRANGYSELEISQKRSMLENVMITDTIQTHHQRLQTAGFKHIDNWFQCFNFGSIIAIK, encoded by the coding sequence ATGAGTAATCATAAAGATAGACTTTTTTCCGTACCAATAGAAAAATTAGGTGACTGGACATTTGATGAAAAAGTCGCTGAAGTGTTTCCTGACATGATACAGCGCTCCGTACCTGGCTATTCAAATATCATCTCGATGATAGGTATGCTGGCGCAGCGATTTGCCGGCCCTAATACGCTGCTGTATGATTTGGGATGTTCACTTGGCGCCGCGACTTTATCAATGCGTCGACATATTCATCAACCCGGTTGTCAAATTATTGCCATTGATAATTCACCGGCAATGGTTGAGCGGTGTCAGCGCCATATTAGTGCTTTTAAAGCGCAAACCCCCGTTGACGTTGTGTGCGCCGATATTATGGATATTGAGATAAGTAATGCCTCGATGATTGTGCTGAATTTTACTTTACAATTTTTGACACCAACTAATCGTCAAACCCTACTGAATAAGATTTATACAGGTTTAAATCCCGGCGGCATTCTGGTTTTATCCGAGAAATTCACCTTTCCTGATAGCAAAATCGATACCCTGCTCTTCGATATGCACCATGATTTTAAACGTGCCAATGGATATAGTGAACTGGAGATCAGTCAAAAGCGTAGCATGCTCGAAAACGTGATGATTACCGATACAATTCAAACTCACCATCAACGTTTACAGACAGCAGGCTTCAAACATATCGACAACTGGTTCCAATGCTTTAACTTTGGTTCAATTATCGCCATAAAATAA
- a CDS encoding metallophosphoesterase, with translation MGWFLVVSICISLLLVVYVGSHLLFLFQWRQKSRFFKIFFWLGIIVSGFALVIGRMIAASGYVIPLCLSYLFAFFLCLFLSCLIFDVIILMVKCLTGKLMSFGRKSQLCFLLLVFAIFGHGLYMANMPNVVYYKVTIAKPSYVRDLRIVQVSDVHISELTSTAFVEGMVKRINQRDPDYIFITGDTLDIRLKPFIDKNMASLFAKLKSTYGTIIVLGNHEYYGVAREKENSEQAIVEAFSAGNMLVLKDEVLYSAETDSYIIGRRDRAVDQLISARAPLSDLMAQTVSTKPIFLLDHQPYDLNEPASAGVDIMFSGHTHGGQIFPVTLLISLMYENAWGMLQKVINQHQFTSIVSRGYGFWGPPIRLMSRAEIAVTDIRFQPE, from the coding sequence ATGGGATGGTTTTTGGTTGTTTCAATCTGCATTAGTCTGTTACTTGTGGTTTATGTCGGTTCTCATCTGTTATTTTTATTTCAGTGGCGCCAAAAAAGCCGCTTCTTCAAAATCTTCTTTTGGCTGGGGATAATCGTATCCGGTTTTGCTTTAGTGATTGGTAGAATGATAGCGGCAAGTGGATATGTGATACCACTTTGTTTGAGCTATCTATTTGCTTTTTTCCTTTGTCTGTTTTTGAGCTGTTTGATTTTTGATGTCATTATCCTGATGGTAAAGTGCCTGACTGGCAAACTGATGAGTTTTGGTCGAAAAAGTCAGCTCTGTTTTCTGTTACTGGTTTTTGCGATATTCGGTCACGGTTTGTACATGGCTAACATGCCCAATGTTGTTTATTATAAAGTGACTATCGCCAAGCCTTCGTATGTCAGAGATTTACGCATTGTTCAGGTCAGCGACGTTCATATTAGTGAGTTAACTTCAACGGCTTTTGTTGAAGGTATGGTGAAGCGAATCAATCAACGCGATCCTGATTATATTTTTATTACGGGTGATACGTTAGATATAAGACTCAAACCGTTTATTGATAAAAATATGGCCAGTTTGTTTGCCAAGCTTAAGTCCACTTATGGTACGATTATTGTGTTAGGCAATCATGAGTATTATGGCGTTGCTCGTGAGAAAGAGAATAGTGAGCAAGCGATTGTTGAGGCATTTAGTGCAGGGAATATGCTTGTTTTAAAAGATGAAGTGTTATACTCAGCAGAAACCGATAGTTATATTATTGGTCGTCGAGATCGAGCGGTCGATCAACTTATCTCAGCACGAGCCCCACTGAGTGATTTGATGGCACAAACGGTATCCACTAAACCGATTTTTTTGCTGGATCATCAACCTTATGATCTCAACGAACCGGCTAGTGCGGGTGTCGATATCATGTTTTCTGGGCATACTCATGGTGGTCAAATTTTTCCTGTGACGCTGTTAATCTCATTGATGTATGAAAATGCCTGGGGTATGTTACAAAAAGTGATTAACCAGCATCAATTTACCAGTATTGTGAGTCGTGGCTATGGATTTTGGGGACCACCGATTCGTTTGATGAGCCGCGCTGAAATTGCTGTTACCGATATCCGTTTTCAACCTGAATAA
- a CDS encoding putative quinol monooxygenase produces the protein MSQLSIVAIFTIKPEFAAEFKTEFKKIVDASRQEAGCIAYHLNQDINHRDIYVFTEIWASQQAIDEHNATPHFKHFKAFIENKLSSRQAHILAQVF, from the coding sequence ATGAGCCAGTTAAGTATCGTTGCTATTTTTACCATTAAACCTGAGTTTGCGGCCGAATTTAAGACTGAATTTAAAAAGATTGTCGATGCCAGCCGGCAGGAAGCCGGGTGCATTGCTTATCATTTAAATCAGGATATCAACCATCGTGATATTTATGTCTTTACTGAAATTTGGGCGTCACAGCAAGCGATAGACGAACATAATGCAACGCCGCATTTTAAACATTTTAAAGCCTTTATTGAGAATAAACTCAGTAGCCGACAGGCGCATATCCTTGCTCAGGTATTCTAA
- the mfd gene encoding transcription-repair coupling factor has product MTKQTALKLPLKSGEIQKLGQLIGSSLSLVCTDIIEKHPGLVLIITDDMQQTSRIHEELKQFTNQHNILLPDWETLPYDSFSPHQDIVSDRLACLHQLVHMKKGALLLPINTLMQKCCPVSFLTGHIFIMKQGQHISRDTLRLQLENAGYRSVSQVIEHGEYATRGALLDIFPMGSELPYRIDFFDDEIDSIRTFDIDSQRTIEEIKSVQLLPAHEFPFDKASIDIFRSQWREIFEVRREPENIYQQVSKDILPTGIEYWQPLFFREPLTPLFTYLPDNTLVITTAQIQTSAEKYWQDIKQRYESRGIDPMRPLLPPEKLWMPVEVLFSYLKQYPRVIVSSERWQEKAHVINLPFDKLPNIAIEHQHKEPLHNLRQFSEQFVGTIVFSVESEGRREALQDLLKPIKIRPKAIHSLVDISADERFYIMLGASEQGFIDTATQTAFITENELIGQRLIRRKRETKNTINTDTLILSLAELTPGKPVVHLEHGVGRYAGLTTLETGGIKGEYLILLYANETKLYVPISSLNLISRYSGGDEEQAPLNKLGTDTWSKARQKVAEKIRDVAAELLDIYAEREAKPGFAFVQDHEQYPLFCQGFPYQVTQDQQDAIGAVIGDMCSPTAMDRLVCGDVGFGKTEVAMRAAFLSIINHKQVALLVPTTLLAQQHFENFRDRFANWPVRVEVLSRFKTAKEQQQIMQAISEGKVDIVVGTHKLLQSDVKWHDLGLLIVDEEHRFGVRQKERIKAMRADVDILTLTATPIPRTLNMAMSGMRDLSIIATPPARRLAVKTFLREYDKLVIREAILREILRGGQVYYLHNDVQSIENTREKIAELVPEARIAIGHGQMNERELERVMNDFHHQKFNVLICTTIIETGIDIPNANTIIIERADKFGLAQLHQLRGRVGRSYHQAYAYLLTPPPKMMKSDAKKRLEAISSLEDLGAGFALATHDLEIRGAGELLGEDQSGQIETIGFTLYMELLDEAVKSLKNGESPSLETLLANNQTDVELRLPTLIPDDFIPDVNTRLSLYKQIASADDQSELNDIKIEMIDRFGLLPEAVKFLLEVAELKLLARNLGIKRIEFAEQGGFIEFYDKHKISVDYLISIIQKNPQNYRFDGTNRMKLLKEKLSRLERINYLYKLLQDFAHHVN; this is encoded by the coding sequence ATGACCAAGCAAACAGCATTAAAATTACCGCTTAAATCAGGGGAAATTCAAAAATTAGGCCAGCTTATTGGATCTTCATTATCTTTAGTTTGTACTGATATTATTGAAAAACATCCGGGATTAGTTTTAATCATTACCGATGATATGCAGCAAACCTCACGCATTCACGAAGAGCTAAAACAGTTCACTAATCAACATAATATTTTATTACCGGATTGGGAAACATTACCCTATGATAGTTTCTCACCCCATCAGGATATTGTCTCTGACAGGCTAGCTTGTCTACATCAGTTAGTTCATATGAAAAAAGGTGCCCTGCTGCTACCGATAAATACCTTGATGCAAAAATGTTGTCCGGTCAGTTTTTTAACCGGTCATATTTTCATCATGAAACAGGGACAGCATATTTCACGCGATACCTTGCGTCTACAACTGGAAAATGCCGGATATCGCTCAGTCAGTCAAGTGATAGAACATGGTGAATATGCTACTCGTGGCGCTTTACTGGATATCTTTCCTATGGGTAGTGAGCTACCTTATCGCATTGATTTTTTTGATGATGAAATTGATAGTATTCGCACCTTCGATATTGATAGTCAGCGCACCATTGAAGAGATCAAATCGGTCCAGCTCTTACCAGCCCATGAATTTCCTTTTGATAAAGCGTCTATTGATATCTTTCGTAGTCAGTGGCGAGAAATATTTGAAGTACGTCGCGAACCAGAAAACATCTACCAGCAGGTCAGTAAAGATATTTTACCTACCGGCATTGAATATTGGCAGCCACTGTTTTTTCGTGAACCACTCACACCATTATTCACCTATTTACCCGATAATACGCTGGTTATTACCACCGCGCAGATTCAAACATCTGCGGAAAAATATTGGCAAGATATCAAGCAGCGCTATGAAAGCCGCGGTATTGATCCGATGAGGCCGTTGCTGCCACCAGAAAAATTGTGGATGCCTGTCGAGGTCCTTTTCTCTTATTTAAAACAGTACCCGCGCGTGATCGTTTCATCTGAGCGTTGGCAGGAAAAAGCCCATGTAATTAATTTACCTTTCGACAAACTACCGAACATTGCGATTGAACATCAACATAAAGAGCCTTTACACAATCTGCGTCAATTCAGCGAACAGTTTGTCGGCACGATAGTTTTTTCGGTCGAATCGGAAGGACGACGCGAAGCGTTACAAGATTTATTAAAACCCATCAAAATACGCCCCAAAGCGATTCATTCGTTAGTCGATATCTCAGCTGATGAACGATTCTATATCATGCTTGGCGCCAGCGAACAAGGCTTTATTGATACTGCAACTCAGACAGCATTCATTACTGAAAATGAGCTGATAGGTCAACGACTCATCCGCCGTAAGCGTGAAACCAAAAACACCATCAATACCGATACGCTGATTCTCAGTTTAGCTGAACTGACTCCGGGTAAACCGGTAGTGCATTTAGAACATGGCGTGGGCCGCTATGCTGGCTTAACGACACTCGAGACCGGTGGCATTAAAGGCGAATACTTAATTCTGTTATATGCTAACGAGACAAAACTTTATGTGCCAATATCTTCATTAAATTTAATTAGTCGCTATTCTGGTGGTGATGAAGAGCAGGCCCCCCTCAATAAACTCGGTACCGACACCTGGTCGAAAGCGCGTCAAAAAGTGGCTGAAAAAATTCGTGATGTTGCCGCTGAACTGTTAGATATTTATGCGGAAAGAGAGGCTAAGCCAGGTTTTGCGTTTGTACAAGATCATGAACAGTATCCGCTATTTTGTCAGGGATTCCCTTATCAGGTTACACAAGATCAACAAGATGCTATTGGCGCAGTCATTGGTGATATGTGCTCACCAACCGCAATGGATCGCTTAGTTTGCGGTGATGTCGGATTTGGTAAAACCGAAGTCGCTATGCGGGCCGCTTTTTTATCTATCATCAATCATAAACAAGTGGCGCTTTTGGTGCCAACCACACTGCTAGCCCAGCAACATTTTGAAAACTTTCGCGATCGCTTTGCCAATTGGCCCGTCAGGGTTGAGGTGCTTTCGCGTTTTAAAACGGCTAAAGAGCAGCAGCAGATCATGCAGGCGATTAGTGAGGGAAAAGTCGATATCGTTGTCGGTACGCATAAGCTATTACAATCAGATGTTAAATGGCATGATCTCGGTTTATTAATTGTGGATGAAGAGCATCGTTTCGGCGTGCGTCAGAAAGAACGGATTAAAGCGATGCGGGCTGATGTCGATATTTTAACCTTAACCGCTACGCCAATTCCACGTACACTTAATATGGCCATGAGTGGGATGCGAGATCTATCGATCATTGCCACACCGCCAGCGCGACGCTTAGCGGTCAAAACGTTCTTACGAGAGTATGATAAACTGGTGATTCGAGAAGCTATCTTGCGTGAAATACTGCGTGGTGGACAGGTATATTACCTACATAACGATGTGCAATCAATTGAAAATACCCGAGAGAAAATTGCTGAACTGGTGCCTGAGGCGCGTATTGCCATTGGTCATGGTCAAATGAATGAGCGAGAACTAGAACGGGTAATGAATGATTTTCATCATCAAAAGTTTAATGTGTTAATTTGTACGACCATTATCGAAACGGGCATCGATATTCCCAATGCCAATACCATTATTATTGAACGAGCGGATAAGTTTGGTTTAGCTCAGTTACATCAATTGCGCGGTCGTGTTGGCCGCTCTTATCATCAAGCTTATGCTTATCTGCTCACTCCGCCGCCTAAAATGATGAAATCTGATGCGAAAAAACGTCTTGAGGCGATTAGCTCACTGGAAGATTTAGGGGCTGGTTTTGCCTTAGCAACGCATGATTTAGAAATTCGCGGTGCGGGTGAATTATTGGGTGAAGATCAAAGTGGCCAAATTGAAACGATTGGTTTTACACTGTATATGGAGTTATTAGATGAAGCCGTTAAATCGCTGAAAAATGGTGAGTCACCTTCACTTGAAACGCTTTTAGCCAATAATCAGACGGATGTTGAATTACGTTTACCGACCCTGATCCCGGATGATTTTATTCCCGATGTCAATACCCGGCTTTCACTCTATAAACAGATTGCTAGCGCCGACGATCAGAGTGAGTTAAATGATATCAAAATTGAGATGATCGATCGTTTTGGTCTATTACCTGAAGCGGTTAAATTTTTATTAGAGGTTGCCGAATTAAAACTACTGGCGCGTAACTTAGGCATAAAACGGATCGAATTTGCAGAACAAGGTGGTTTTATTGAATTTTATGATAAACATAAAATTTCAGTCGATTATCTGATCTCGATCATTCAAAAAAATCCGCAAAACTATCGTTTTGATGGTACGAATCGGATGAAATTATTGAAGGAAAAGCTTTCAAGGCTAGAACGTATCAATTACTTATATAAACTATTACAAGATTTTGCACATCACGTGAATTAA
- the rnd gene encoding ribonuclease D, protein MNYQLITHNKQLAAICQALPQNGVLALDTEFMRTRTYYPKLGLIQLYTGDNLVLIDPTHITDWYDFCQILNATNHTKYFHACSEDIDVFMHHFKLIPAALLDSQILAAFLDNPVSSGYAGLVSKYLDTTLDKSETRTDWLARPLTEKQCQYAAADVYYLLPLMNKLIDLVKTKGWFAAAQEECQTLVAKKQEIMTPDLAYLNIKKAWQLKGTQLNLLQRLAAWRLEYARSHDMAINFVINEEHIWKLARYHPSSLAELQALGLHGKEVRLYGSTLLNLLSQPVQQVLPKIERITDYPKYKKIAEQLKQMAEQISQETGLSAELLLSRRHINHYVEWLKCGDSIAPPELIAGWRAPLFKDHLSYLSSLKAN, encoded by the coding sequence TTGAATTATCAATTAATCACTCATAACAAGCAATTAGCTGCAATATGTCAAGCTTTGCCGCAAAACGGGGTACTCGCGCTGGATACCGAGTTTATGCGTACCAGAACCTATTATCCCAAATTGGGCTTAATACAGCTCTATACTGGCGATAATCTGGTGCTGATTGATCCAACGCATATCACTGATTGGTATGATTTTTGTCAGATTTTAAATGCGACCAATCATACCAAATACTTCCACGCTTGCAGTGAAGATATTGATGTTTTTATGCACCATTTTAAGCTCATTCCTGCAGCACTGCTTGATAGTCAAATTTTAGCCGCCTTTTTAGATAATCCCGTGAGCAGTGGCTATGCTGGACTGGTGAGTAAATATCTCGATACGACTTTAGATAAGAGTGAAACACGAACCGATTGGCTCGCCCGGCCATTAACCGAAAAACAGTGCCAATATGCTGCTGCCGATGTTTATTATTTATTACCATTAATGAATAAATTAATCGATTTAGTCAAGACAAAAGGTTGGTTTGCAGCAGCACAGGAAGAGTGTCAGACGCTGGTAGCTAAAAAGCAGGAGATCATGACACCAGACCTAGCCTATTTGAATATCAAAAAAGCCTGGCAACTCAAAGGTACCCAGTTGAATTTACTGCAACGTTTAGCCGCCTGGCGTTTAGAGTATGCCAGATCGCATGATATGGCGATAAACTTTGTGATCAACGAAGAGCATATTTGGAAATTGGCCCGTTATCATCCTAGCTCTTTAGCTGAACTTCAGGCGTTAGGGTTACACGGTAAAGAGGTCCGTTTATATGGTAGTACACTGCTTAATTTACTCAGTCAGCCAGTACAGCAGGTTTTACCGAAAATAGAGCGTATTACTGATTATCCTAAATATAAAAAAATTGCCGAACAGTTAAAACAAATGGCAGAGCAAATTAGTCAGGAAACCGGACTATCGGCGGAACTGTTGCTTTCTCGTCGCCATATCAATCATTATGTTGAGTGGTTGAAGTGTGGAGATAGTATCGCGCCACCTGAACTGATTGCCGGTTGGCGAGCACCGCTGTTTAAAGATCATCTTAGTTATCTTTCATCTTTAAAAGCTAATTAA
- a CDS encoding riboflavin synthase subunit alpha, whose product MFTGIVQGIAEIIAIEDKENFRTYTLRLPSAMTDSLTLGASIANDGCCLTITSIHHDEVTFDLMAETLALTTLGHKKIGDVVNVERAAKFGDEIGGHLMSGHITCTAKIIAIAQTENNHQLTLALPTDFAKYVLYKGYIGIDGISLTVGNVVNNQFNLHLIPETLARTTLGLKKVGDEVNIEIDPQTQAIVDTVERVMLQTGH is encoded by the coding sequence ATGTTTACTGGTATTGTTCAAGGTATCGCGGAAATTATCGCGATTGAAGATAAAGAAAACTTTCGTACATACACCCTAAGATTACCCTCAGCAATGACTGATTCACTGACCCTCGGTGCTTCGATTGCCAATGATGGCTGCTGCTTAACCATTACATCGATTCATCATGATGAAGTGACTTTCGATTTGATGGCCGAAACATTAGCATTAACGACACTGGGTCATAAAAAAATAGGCGATGTTGTTAATGTGGAAAGAGCGGCTAAATTTGGTGATGAAATTGGTGGGCACTTAATGTCTGGTCATATTACCTGTACGGCCAAGATTATTGCTATCGCGCAGACGGAAAATAATCATCAGCTGACATTAGCGTTGCCAACTGATTTTGCAAAATATGTCTTGTATAAAGGCTATATTGGTATTGATGGGATTAGCCTAACTGTCGGCAATGTGGTCAATAATCAGTTTAATCTCCATCTCATTCCTGAAACGTTAGCTCGCACTACTTTAGGCCTTAAAAAAGTGGGCGATGAAGTGAATATTGAGATTGATCCACAAACGCAAGCCATTGTGGACACCGTTGAGCGTGTGATGCTGCAAACCGGTCATTAG
- a CDS encoding DUF945 family protein: protein MKKRTLVLIILASLMVIYTGVSWYTGKIIANDFDQQVSQTDTLINQSQHFMTIKTTYSDYHQGLFSTKLKLKITATENNVLSSNQSQILFNDEITIYHGPFPWSQIRHLNFMPKMASLFYAMSEKTNPKLWQLTNKRPFLQARLSIDYQQNLNLDIHTLPINQANLANNTTYDISPGWLNLSVSHDRKQVNLQVDFDHLNIKNNVLNIDMSDLSMHGQPVSQPNSDWTYQMTAAINQLTLTEINRATQNPQSIKLNKISYSSQIQHDQTIGLHNQNSLNVEKIIFTNQLKSILLNNLTLTNQNVSTNNQTISGSLIGDIGHAQLDQQDLGTGHLKIAFENLPDSLLSRFSDASVNQTDEQKANDKIRINIDDVHWQNAQGMINLKLLTQLKNVNFNLAMQGEDNVEKLDFVFNAPFNTLAYILAQVANSDKPEVSQANIQDAYQSVILLSALLQNSSILQIEMTPNRQSSREAGIYSDLHYDNGQAQATMNGKPVDAQLFFSHLKLLK from the coding sequence ATGAAAAAAAGAACTTTAGTACTCATTATTTTAGCTTCTTTAATGGTTATTTATACTGGCGTATCCTGGTATACCGGTAAAATAATCGCCAATGATTTTGATCAACAAGTCTCTCAAACGGATACCTTGATTAATCAATCACAGCACTTCATGACGATAAAAACCACCTACAGTGATTACCATCAAGGTCTTTTTTCAACCAAGCTCAAACTCAAGATCACCGCAACAGAGAATAATGTATTGTCGAGTAATCAGTCTCAGATCCTGTTTAACGATGAAATTACCATTTATCATGGACCTTTTCCGTGGTCACAAATCAGACACCTTAATTTTATGCCGAAAATGGCCAGTCTCTTTTATGCCATGTCAGAAAAAACCAATCCTAAGCTCTGGCAATTAACCAATAAACGCCCTTTTCTTCAAGCCAGACTATCGATAGATTATCAGCAGAATCTTAATCTGGATATCCATACTCTGCCCATCAATCAGGCTAATCTGGCTAATAACACCACCTATGATATCAGTCCTGGCTGGCTAAATTTATCTGTCAGTCATGATAGAAAGCAAGTTAATTTGCAGGTAGATTTCGATCATCTCAATATTAAAAATAATGTTCTCAATATTGATATGAGTGATCTGTCAATGCATGGGCAACCTGTTTCTCAGCCAAATAGCGATTGGACCTACCAGATGACGGCTGCGATTAATCAGCTCACGCTGACAGAAATCAATCGTGCGACACAAAACCCCCAAAGCATCAAATTGAATAAAATCTCTTACAGTTCACAGATACAGCATGACCAGACTATCGGACTGCATAATCAAAATAGCCTGAATGTGGAGAAAATCATTTTCACCAATCAATTGAAAAGTATCTTGCTTAATAACCTCACGCTAACCAATCAAAATGTATCAACGAATAACCAAACTATTTCAGGTTCACTTATTGGCGATATTGGTCATGCCCAGCTAGATCAGCAAGATTTAGGCACTGGTCACTTAAAAATAGCGTTTGAAAACTTACCTGATAGCCTACTGAGTCGCTTTTCTGATGCATCAGTCAACCAGACTGATGAACAAAAAGCGAACGATAAGATTCGCATTAATATCGATGATGTCCATTGGCAGAACGCACAAGGTATGATTAATTTGAAACTGTTGACACAATTGAAAAATGTAAATTTTAACCTTGCCATGCAAGGTGAGGACAATGTTGAAAAACTTGATTTTGTGTTCAATGCGCCCTTCAATACGTTGGCTTATATCTTGGCGCAAGTCGCCAATTCAGATAAACCAGAGGTCAGTCAGGCAAATATACAAGATGCTTATCAGAGCGTCATACTCTTGAGCGCCCTATTACAAAACTCGTCAATTTTACAGATTGAGATGACACCCAATCGTCAATCTTCACGTGAAGCGGGCATCTATTCAGATTTACATTATGATAATGGACAGGCGCAAGCCACGATGAATGGTAAACCAGTTGATGCACAGTTATTTTTTAGTCATTTAAAATTATTAAAATAG